One Planktothrix sp. FACHB-1365 genomic window carries:
- the malQ gene encoding 4-alpha-glucanotransferase, with protein sequence MLFQRSSGILLHPTSFPSQHGIGDLGKSAYEFIDFLKRSGYKLWQILPLGPTAEEHSPYIMNYSTFAGNPLMINLERLVQEGLLEAEEIVSLEGKDPHKVNFEIVVPHKALYLQKAYTRFKKQLEHQPDTEFETFCQKHSAWLNDYALFMALLEAHESKAWNYWEPALAHREPDALKAKTEELQEPILYQKFLQFLFFKQWEDLRHYANEQGIKIIGDISIYVCHNSVDVWANSELFQLNPDTLEPTYIAGVPPDFFSETGQLWGNPIYNWDAMQKTKFAWWIQRFKTTLEYVDYVRIDHFRAFEAYWRVPGGEKNAIKGEWIKAPGYEFFDLLKQALGDLPVLAEDLGIITPEVEQLRDHYDFPGMKILQFGFGGDANSVHLPHNYVQNCLVYTGTHDNDTAIGWWETANTQEKQYFAEYLGYSSPDEITNINWVMIRLALSSVASLAIIPLQDILSLGHSARMNDPRDNAGNWRWRYESSELLTQELSDQLLKLNRLYGR encoded by the coding sequence ATGTTATTTCAGCGTTCTAGTGGAATTTTACTCCATCCTACCTCTTTTCCCAGTCAACATGGCATTGGAGATCTCGGAAAATCAGCTTATGAATTTATTGATTTTTTAAAGCGTAGCGGTTATAAATTGTGGCAAATTTTACCTCTAGGGCCAACGGCAGAAGAACATTCTCCTTATATTATGAATTATAGCACGTTTGCCGGAAATCCTTTAATGATTAATTTAGAAAGATTAGTCCAAGAAGGATTATTAGAAGCTGAAGAAATTGTTTCATTAGAGGGAAAAGATCCCCATAAAGTTAATTTTGAAATTGTTGTTCCCCATAAAGCTTTATATCTTCAAAAAGCTTACACTCGCTTTAAAAAACAATTAGAACATCAACCTGATACTGAATTTGAAACATTTTGCCAAAAACATTCAGCTTGGTTAAATGATTATGCCTTATTTATGGCTTTATTAGAAGCCCACGAAAGCAAAGCTTGGAATTATTGGGAACCTGCCTTAGCTCATCGAGAACCTGATGCGTTAAAAGCCAAAACTGAAGAATTACAAGAACCGATATTATATCAAAAATTTCTGCAATTTTTATTCTTTAAGCAGTGGGAAGATCTGCGCCATTATGCCAATGAACAGGGAATTAAAATTATTGGTGATATTTCTATTTATGTTTGCCACAATAGCGTTGATGTTTGGGCAAATTCTGAGCTATTTCAACTAAATCCTGATACCTTAGAACCCACCTATATTGCGGGAGTTCCCCCGGATTTCTTTAGTGAAACTGGACAACTTTGGGGGAATCCGATCTATAATTGGGATGCCATGCAAAAAACAAAATTTGCTTGGTGGATTCAACGATTTAAAACGACCTTAGAATATGTAGATTATGTACGGATTGATCATTTTCGCGCCTTTGAAGCCTATTGGCGTGTTCCGGGGGGAGAAAAAAATGCAATCAAAGGAGAATGGATTAAAGCACCCGGTTATGAATTTTTTGATTTACTGAAACAAGCACTGGGAGATTTACCCGTTTTAGCGGAAGATTTAGGAATTATTACCCCGGAAGTTGAACAATTACGAGATCATTATGATTTTCCAGGGATGAAAATCTTACAATTTGGCTTTGGAGGGGATGCAAATAGTGTACATCTTCCCCATAATTATGTTCAAAATTGTTTAGTTTATACGGGAACCCATGATAATGATACGGCTATCGGTTGGTGGGAAACGGCTAATACACAAGAAAAACAATATTTTGCTGAATATTTAGGGTATTCTTCCCCCGACGAAATCACAAATATTAACTGGGTGATGATTCGTTTAGCCTTAAGTTCCGTTGCCAGTTTAGCGATTATTCCCCTCCAGGATATCCTGAGTTTAGGACATAGTGCCCGCATGAATGATCCCCGTGATAATGCTGGAAATTGGCGTTGGCGTTATGAAAGTTCGGAATTATTGACTCAGGAATTAAGTGATCAATTGTTGAAATTAAATCGATTATACGGTCGATAA
- a CDS encoding dolichyl-phosphate-mannose--protein mannosyltransferase: MPVVNKNSNTSRSLLPVSGFTLGMLTIFIGSILLRFWGLSRFNTLVFDEVYYAKFGNNYLTQTPFFNSHPPVSQYLIAIGIWLGSKLPFGHETVNQLTGSTLSTWSYRWFNALFGSFIPLIVGAIAYQLTHRRSYTLIATFLMAIDGLFIVESRYALSNIYIVFFGLLGQLFFLIALQKKGLNRWFWMSLAGIGLGLSIATKWNGLGFLVGIDGIVIAGFIVQKMSEKSDNKPTESSFKSPLENLTQLTPILMGVTLILIPILVYIIAWLPHLQQNPTPGFWGLQTKIWGYHQNLGDGEKVHPYCSKWYSWLLMLRPVAYFFTKVEATTPPNPILPLNNPEQLPLIYAVHAMGNPFLWWLSTLASLLLIGMLIQRIWREISVQFSRLKPQFSLQFPPTPELWLTTFLTLNWLANILPWVKVTRCLFIYHYMTGFVFSCMALAWWLERWLYSHKPQFRWLGGTVICLVLFGFLYWMPLYLGLPMSPGQWKMRMWFQSWI, translated from the coding sequence ATGCCAGTGGTTAATAAAAACAGTAATACCTCTCGATCTCTACTTCCAGTCTCCGGGTTTACCTTGGGAATGCTCACAATATTTATCGGGTCTATCCTCCTCAGATTTTGGGGTTTAAGCCGATTTAATACCTTAGTCTTTGATGAAGTGTATTATGCTAAATTTGGCAATAATTATTTAACCCAAACTCCTTTTTTTAATTCCCATCCTCCCGTCAGCCAATATTTAATCGCCATAGGAATTTGGCTAGGTTCTAAACTGCCCTTTGGACACGAAACTGTTAATCAGTTAACAGGTTCTACCCTCTCAACCTGGAGTTATCGCTGGTTTAATGCGTTATTTGGTTCCTTTATTCCTTTAATTGTCGGTGCGATCGCTTATCAACTTACTCACCGTCGTAGTTATACCTTAATTGCTACTTTTTTAATGGCAATTGATGGATTATTTATTGTTGAATCCCGTTATGCCTTAAGTAATATTTATATTGTTTTTTTTGGATTATTAGGACAACTTTTCTTTTTAATTGCCTTACAAAAAAAAGGGCTAAACCGTTGGTTTTGGATGAGTTTAGCTGGAATAGGATTAGGACTTTCTATTGCAACTAAATGGAATGGATTAGGATTTTTAGTTGGAATTGATGGAATAGTTATCGCAGGTTTTATCGTTCAAAAAATGAGCGAAAAATCAGACAATAAACCGACCGAAAGTTCTTTTAAATCTCCCCTAGAAAACCTAACTCAACTCACCCCGATTTTAATGGGAGTAACTTTAATTCTGATTCCTATTCTAGTTTATATTATTGCTTGGCTTCCCCATTTACAACAAAATCCGACTCCGGGTTTTTGGGGACTTCAAACTAAAATCTGGGGTTATCATCAAAACTTAGGAGATGGGGAAAAAGTGCATCCCTACTGTTCTAAATGGTACAGTTGGCTTTTAATGTTACGACCCGTCGCTTATTTTTTCACCAAAGTTGAAGCCACAACGCCCCCTAATCCTATTTTACCGTTAAATAATCCTGAGCAACTCCCCCTGATTTATGCCGTTCATGCGATGGGAAATCCATTTTTATGGTGGTTATCAACCTTAGCGAGTCTCTTATTAATAGGAATGTTAATTCAACGAATTTGGAGGGAGATATCCGTTCAATTTTCCCGGTTAAAACCCCAATTTTCCCTACAATTTCCCCCAACACCTGAACTGTGGTTAACAACATTTCTTACCCTAAATTGGTTGGCTAATATATTACCTTGGGTGAAAGTAACACGTTGTTTATTTATTTACCATTACATGACAGGGTTTGTTTTTAGTTGTATGGCTTTAGCTTGGTGGTTAGAACGCTGGTTATATAGCCATAAACCTCAATTTCGGTGGCTTGGAGGTACGGTTATTTGCCTAGTTTTATTCGGTTTTTTGTATTGGATGCCTTTATATTTAGGTTTGCCTATGTCTCCTGGACAGTGGAAAATGCGGATGTGGTTTCAGTCCTGGATTTAA
- a CDS encoding NUDIX hydrolase, translated as MTKPGSEPPTILENRLFYRGRKFNFDVNRLRLPNGVEGNWECIRHPGGALVIPVTPEGKLVLVKQYRFAVEGRTLEFPAGTVEPDEDPAETVKREIEEETGYRAHRWQKLGQFILAPGYSDEIIYVFLAQDLEKLETPPEQDDDEDIDTLLMTPEELEKAILDGEPVDAKTISSFLLVKRHLKI; from the coding sequence ATGACAAAACCCGGATCTGAACCCCCAACTATTTTAGAAAATCGTCTGTTTTATCGAGGACGAAAATTCAATTTTGATGTGAATCGTTTACGCCTTCCCAATGGAGTAGAAGGAAACTGGGAATGTATTCGTCATCCGGGTGGAGCGTTAGTCATTCCTGTCACACCTGAAGGAAAATTAGTCTTAGTTAAACAATATCGATTTGCGGTGGAAGGACGCACGTTAGAATTCCCCGCAGGAACCGTTGAACCGGATGAAGATCCGGCGGAAACTGTTAAACGAGAAATCGAAGAAGAAACCGGATATCGTGCCCATCGCTGGCAAAAATTAGGGCAATTTATATTAGCACCGGGTTATTCCGATGAAATTATTTATGTGTTTTTAGCCCAAGATTTAGAGAAATTAGAAACGCCTCCAGAACAAGATGATGATGAAGATATTGATACGCTGTTAATGACACCTGAAGAACTGGAAAAAGCGATTTTAGACGGTGAACCTGTGGATGCTAAAACCATTTCTAGTTTTCTATTAGTTAAACGCCATCTGAAAATTTAA
- a CDS encoding glycosyltransferase 61 family protein codes for MINSAFLKQRGLRLLMGRKTYQELCEKQWTLYAGHSSISPPAIYLPGELDQVTGVPAETTYAKELQRIQGGITEHAATIAYRLRDVQIHNGYIYKGAMKVPLTTTKESWFNHGETKYIAEAALACTFCGNRYFGHWMTDDVVLHWAAKQLATAVRTSQKLSPNQIEYSHLFEINSTPVTQAKFNELIIIQDYAQNQFKRERYESIRSKIKYLGSSSVSPGVMLLRGKSGIQRYLCNEDEVAEFLRSQGFTIIDPEKTPAREIIRQSLGTKIIVGVEGSQLANGLFTVAQDGVILTLQPPYRFNNVYKGRVDCLGIKYAFVVGTQVDHGFEISIENLAKTLDLIHSRLS; via the coding sequence ATGATCAATTCAGCTTTTTTAAAACAGCGAGGATTGCGCCTTTTAATGGGACGAAAAACCTATCAAGAGTTATGTGAAAAACAATGGACTCTTTATGCAGGTCACAGTTCAATTTCTCCCCCTGCCATCTACTTACCCGGAGAACTTGATCAAGTAACAGGTGTTCCCGCAGAAACAACTTATGCAAAGGAATTGCAACGAATACAAGGAGGAATAACTGAACACGCAGCAACAATAGCTTATCGGTTGAGAGATGTACAAATCCACAATGGATATATTTATAAAGGCGCGATGAAAGTTCCTTTGACCACAACAAAAGAATCATGGTTTAATCACGGTGAAACAAAATATATTGCTGAAGCTGCACTCGCTTGTACGTTTTGTGGAAATCGTTACTTTGGTCATTGGATGACCGATGATGTTGTTTTGCATTGGGCAGCGAAACAATTAGCAACAGCCGTTAGAACGTCTCAGAAACTGAGCCCTAATCAAATCGAATATAGCCATCTTTTTGAGATCAATTCTACTCCTGTTACCCAAGCTAAATTTAACGAATTGATCATAATTCAAGATTATGCCCAAAATCAATTTAAACGGGAACGATATGAATCTATTCGGTCTAAAATTAAGTATCTCGGTTCGTCGTCAGTGAGTCCAGGTGTGATGTTATTACGGGGAAAGTCAGGCATTCAGCGATATCTCTGTAATGAGGATGAAGTTGCTGAATTTTTGAGAAGTCAAGGCTTTACTATTATTGACCCAGAAAAAACACCCGCGCGGGAAATTATACGTCAATCTCTAGGAACTAAAATTATTGTTGGAGTTGAAGGAAGTCAATTAGCCAATGGATTATTTACCGTCGCTCAAGATGGTGTTATATTGACGTTACAACCGCCTTATCGATTTAATAATGTCTACAAAGGTCGAGTAGATTGCTTAGGAATTAAATATGCTTTTGTTGTGGGTACACAGGTTGATCATGGATTTGAAATTAGTATAGAAAACTTGGCAAAAACCCTGGATTTAATTCATTCCAGACTAAGCTAA
- the folK gene encoding 2-amino-4-hydroxy-6-hydroxymethyldihydropteridine diphosphokinase, with the protein MKLTPVAIALGSNLGNSKNNVETALNILNNNPNIHVKSCSSWYQTAPIGPPQPDYINGCAILDVQLKPDHLLETLLAVENQLGRIRRERWGPRTLDLDLLLFDDLIWETPMLEIPHPRMRERAFVLVPLAEIAPNWVDPITGKTIIQLLETVDCSDVKKL; encoded by the coding sequence ATGAAATTAACACCCGTTGCGATCGCATTAGGAAGTAATTTAGGAAATTCTAAAAATAATGTTGAAACCGCATTAAATATTCTTAATAATAATCCTAATATTCACGTAAAATCCTGTTCAAGTTGGTATCAAACCGCCCCTATTGGGCCACCGCAACCGGATTATATTAATGGTTGTGCTATTCTGGATGTTCAACTTAAACCCGATCATCTCTTGGAAACCCTGTTAGCTGTTGAAAACCAACTTGGACGCATCCGTCGGGAACGTTGGGGGCCAAGAACCCTTGACCTAGATTTACTTTTATTTGATGATTTAATCTGGGAAACCCCAATGCTAGAAATTCCCCATCCTCGCATGAGAGAACGAGCATTTGTCTTAGTTCCTCTAGCGGAAATAGCACCGAATTGGGTTGATCCAATCACCGGAAAAACCATCATTCAACTGTTAGAAACCGTTGATTGTTCGGATGTTAAAAAACTTTAA
- a CDS encoding ABC transporter ATP-binding protein, with product MDSAIEVKDSSLIPPLNPVVKTQNLGKFYRTGFWMNQKIESLKNCTLTIQAGETFGLLGQNGAGKTTLLKTLLGIVRPTSGSGLLLGKPIGDRHVKQRVGYLPENPYFYDHLTGWEFLEFAAGLFQIPKSIQRQRIPQLLDLVGLAKSAAIKKQMRQYSKGMLQRVGMAQALINDPEVVFLDEPMSGLDPMGRYQIREIILSLKAQNKTIFFNSHVLSDVEKVCDRIAILAEGELISMGSLDDLLGTTQTYAVKGKGGDVNSLKNWISDLEVDQDYWEGHLKADPEVFLGVLKEMDAQLFSLNLARLTLEEFFMQKLKERGIHASG from the coding sequence ATGGATTCGGCTATCGAGGTCAAAGATTCCTCTTTAATTCCGCCTTTAAACCCTGTGGTAAAAACCCAGAACTTAGGGAAATTTTATCGTACAGGTTTTTGGATGAATCAAAAGATTGAATCCTTAAAAAACTGTACTTTAACAATTCAGGCTGGGGAAACCTTTGGCTTATTAGGACAAAATGGTGCGGGGAAAACCACCTTATTAAAAACCTTATTAGGAATTGTACGTCCGACATCAGGTTCAGGATTATTATTAGGGAAACCCATTGGCGATCGCCACGTTAAACAACGAGTGGGATATTTACCCGAAAATCCCTATTTTTATGATCATCTCACAGGATGGGAATTTTTAGAATTTGCCGCCGGACTATTTCAAATTCCCAAATCAATCCAACGTCAACGCATTCCCCAATTATTAGATTTAGTCGGATTAGCAAAATCCGCCGCCATTAAAAAGCAAATGCGTCAATATTCTAAGGGAATGTTACAACGGGTAGGCATGGCGCAAGCCTTAATTAATGATCCTGAAGTGGTGTTTTTAGATGAACCCATGTCAGGACTTGACCCAATGGGACGGTATCAAATTCGGGAAATTATTTTATCGTTAAAAGCACAGAATAAAACCATTTTTTTCAATAGTCATGTTTTATCCGATGTGGAGAAAGTTTGCGATCGCATTGCAATTTTAGCAGAAGGAGAATTGATTAGCATGGGTTCTCTGGATGATTTATTAGGAACAACTCAAACCTACGCTGTTAAAGGAAAAGGGGGGGATGTGAATAGTCTAAAAAATTGGATATCGGATTTAGAAGTCGATCAAGACTATTGGGAAGGACATCTCAAAGCTGATCCCGAAGTGTTTTTGGGCGTATTAAAAGAAATGGATGCTCAACTGTTTAGTTTGAATTTAGCGCGATTAACCTTAGAAGAATTTTTTATGCAGAAGTTAAAAGAAAGGGGGATTCATGCCAGTGGTTAA
- a CDS encoding glycosyltransferase, which produces MNSCQLILLPALKAKKVSDNQLIITQKFIDGVLEYQKYWQGSIKVLIEEENILTNNLDNIVVNINLLPFKIEVVNLDFLGERQELHENSVFVISASYRHNQISKVCKSHNIPCLYITEYSLKTRIQIINATTQNPLLRLRRYWWQISQEFKQRQAISIANGVQCNGIPTYEAYHNINSNPFLYFDARITEEMTISSANLQARTSHCLEREPLRLLFSGRLIKMKGADHLISVAEHLKALGVKFEMFICGDGELKETMQQQIQQKGLSEFIKMPGILEFKNELVPFVQKNIDLFICCHRQGDPSCTYLETMSCGVPIVGYDNEAFVGVVNYSQAGWFVKMNRPDLLAQKIAQLNENRELIVAESYKSIEFAKQHTFDKTFKKRIAHIQEIANYKEDVVSTGNYARVQ; this is translated from the coding sequence ATGAATTCCTGCCAATTGATTTTACTTCCTGCATTAAAAGCTAAAAAAGTATCAGACAACCAACTGATCATCACTCAAAAGTTTATTGATGGTGTTCTTGAGTATCAAAAGTATTGGCAAGGTTCCATCAAAGTCCTCATAGAGGAAGAGAATATCTTAACCAATAACCTTGATAATATAGTAGTTAATATTAATCTATTGCCTTTTAAAATAGAAGTGGTTAACTTAGACTTCCTTGGGGAACGTCAAGAATTGCACGAAAATTCTGTTTTTGTAATTAGTGCAAGTTATAGACACAATCAGATTAGCAAAGTTTGTAAATCTCATAATATTCCCTGCCTTTATATTACTGAGTATAGCTTAAAGACTCGAATACAGATTATCAATGCGACCACTCAAAATCCGCTTCTCAGGTTAAGAAGATATTGGTGGCAAATTTCGCAAGAATTCAAACAACGGCAAGCGATATCCATAGCCAATGGCGTACAGTGTAATGGCATTCCCACTTACGAAGCTTATCACAATATTAACTCCAATCCTTTCCTTTATTTTGATGCTAGAATTACAGAAGAGATGACAATCAGTTCTGCAAATTTACAGGCAAGAACGTCTCACTGTTTAGAAAGAGAACCTCTGCGTTTACTATTTTCTGGGCGTTTAATTAAAATGAAAGGTGCGGATCACTTAATTTCAGTTGCTGAACATCTTAAAGCCCTTGGGGTTAAATTCGAGATGTTTATTTGTGGGGATGGAGAACTCAAAGAAACAATGCAACAACAAATTCAGCAAAAAGGACTTTCTGAGTTTATTAAAATGCCCGGAATTCTGGAATTTAAAAACGAACTGGTTCCCTTTGTGCAGAAAAATATAGATTTATTTATCTGTTGCCATCGCCAAGGTGATCCGTCTTGTACCTATTTAGAAACTATGAGTTGTGGTGTTCCGATTGTGGGATATGATAATGAAGCCTTTGTTGGTGTTGTCAATTATTCCCAAGCGGGTTGGTTTGTGAAGATGAACCGACCGGATTTATTAGCGCAAAAAATTGCCCAATTAAACGAGAATCGGGAACTGATTGTTGCTGAATCTTATAAATCGATTGAATTTGCAAAACAACATACATTTGACAAAACCTTTAAAAAAAGGATTGCTCACATTCAAGAAATAGCCAATTATAAAGAAGACGTTGTTTCTACAGGAAATTATGCCAGAGTACAATAG
- a CDS encoding CoA-binding protein — MSINLNQDDTAMREVLTHGRVIALVGYSNKPERASYQVGQFLRNVGYRVYPVNPAFTEIDNQPCYPNLTAIPEPIDIVNVFRRSEFLTEIVEEAIAVQAKTVWAQTGIFEAQAAEIALKAGLNIAMNCCIKIEYYRLNIPIHP; from the coding sequence ATGTCAATTAATCTCAATCAAGACGATACAGCAATGCGGGAGGTTTTAACCCACGGGAGAGTAATTGCTCTGGTGGGATATTCCAATAAACCGGAACGAGCCAGTTATCAAGTGGGGCAATTTTTGCGAAACGTAGGTTATCGGGTTTACCCCGTTAATCCGGCCTTCACGGAAATTGACAATCAACCCTGTTATCCGAATTTAACAGCAATTCCTGAACCGATTGATATTGTAAATGTATTTCGCCGTTCTGAATTTTTAACAGAAATTGTCGAAGAAGCGATCGCGGTTCAAGCAAAAACCGTTTGGGCGCAAACTGGGATTTTTGAGGCTCAAGCCGCCGAAATTGCTTTAAAGGCGGGGTTGAATATAGCGATGAATTGTTGTATTAAAATAGAATATTACCGCCTAAACATTCCTATTCATCCGTGA
- a CDS encoding FAD-binding domain-containing protein: protein MAEDLILFWHRRDLRIQDNLGLTKACQSSSKVIGLFCLDPNLLNRDDIAPVRVTYMIGCLQFLQEEYKKLGSQLLILQGEPQEIIPKLARELKAKAVYFNLDIEPFARNRDHSVSEALKSIGIRTETTWDQLLHSPDQILTQSQEPYKVYTPFWRNWSLKPKAKPQPIFSKPLINLTETEQELAKTIGVISLPSAKELGFIWDNFLILEPGEIAAQERLEEFCDRALYEYDEQRNFPAIDGTSQLSAALKFGVISIRIVWQKTIEAMENCRSDETRNQIQSWQQELAWREFYQHALYHFPELELGAYREPFKTFPWQNNEQYFQAWCEGKTGYPIVDAAMRQLQEIGWMHNRCRMIVASFLTKDLIINWQWGEKYFMQTLIDGDLASNNGGWQWSASSGMDPKPLRIFNPASQAQKFDPEAEYIRQWLPELRSLETEQLVTGKISSRDRKSCGYPQPIVDHNQQQRLFKQLYQEQKL, encoded by the coding sequence ATGGCGGAAGATTTAATTTTATTTTGGCATCGCCGAGATCTGAGAATACAGGATAATTTAGGCTTAACAAAAGCTTGTCAATCAAGTTCTAAAGTCATTGGTTTATTCTGTTTAGATCCCAATCTTTTAAACCGAGATGATATTGCTCCAGTTCGTGTCACTTACATGATCGGCTGTTTGCAATTTCTTCAAGAAGAATATAAAAAATTAGGCAGTCAATTATTAATTTTACAGGGAGAACCTCAAGAAATTATTCCAAAATTAGCCAGGGAATTAAAGGCTAAAGCGGTTTATTTTAATTTAGATATTGAACCCTTTGCCAGAAACCGCGATCACAGCGTTTCAGAAGCTTTAAAGTCTATTGGAATTAGAACAGAAACAACTTGGGATCAGTTACTTCATTCTCCTGATCAAATATTAACTCAATCCCAAGAACCTTATAAAGTTTATACTCCCTTTTGGCGCAATTGGAGTCTGAAACCTAAAGCGAAACCTCAACCTATATTCTCTAAACCGTTAATCAATTTAACGGAAACTGAACAAGAATTAGCCAAAACTATTGGGGTGATTTCTCTACCTTCTGCAAAAGAATTAGGCTTTATTTGGGATAATTTTTTAATTTTAGAACCTGGAGAAATTGCGGCTCAAGAACGATTAGAGGAATTTTGCGATCGCGCTCTTTATGAATATGATGAACAGCGAAATTTTCCGGCTATTGATGGCACGTCTCAACTGAGTGCAGCGTTAAAATTTGGGGTGATTAGTATTAGAATTGTTTGGCAAAAAACGATAGAAGCGATGGAAAATTGCCGCAGTGATGAAACCCGAAATCAAATACAATCTTGGCAACAGGAACTCGCTTGGCGGGAATTTTATCAACACGCTTTATATCATTTTCCTGAATTGGAATTAGGCGCCTATCGAGAACCTTTTAAAACCTTTCCTTGGCAGAATAATGAACAGTATTTTCAAGCTTGGTGTGAGGGAAAAACGGGATATCCCATTGTTGATGCGGCGATGCGACAACTTCAGGAAATTGGCTGGATGCACAACCGTTGTCGGATGATCGTTGCGAGTTTTTTAACCAAGGATTTAATTATTAATTGGCAATGGGGAGAAAAATATTTTATGCAAACCTTAATTGATGGGGATTTAGCCTCTAATAATGGCGGATGGCAATGGAGTGCATCGAGTGGAATGGATCCAAAACCGTTAAGGATTTTTAACCCGGCTAGTCAAGCCCAAAAATTTGATCCTGAAGCGGAATATATTCGTCAATGGTTGCCCGAATTAAGGTCTTTAGAAACGGAACAATTAGTGACAGGAAAAATATCATCTCGCGATCGCAAATCCTGCGGTTATCCCCAACCCATTGTTGATCATAATCAACAGCAACGTTTGTTTAAACAACTATATCAAGAGCAAAAACTTTAA
- a CDS encoding NAD-dependent epimerase/dehydratase family protein, protein MRILIMGGTRFIGVYLTKLLVEQGHDVVLFNRGKKPAPIEGLQQIHGDRTDAAQIQDKLAHEEFDAIFDNNGRELSDTKPLADLFKNRVKHFVYMSSAGVYLKSDQMPHIEGDATDPKSRHLGKYETESYLQAQNLPWTSIRPTYIYGPLNYNPLESWFFDRIVKDRPIPIPGNGFHITQLGHVKDLATAMAAVLGNEKAIGQVYNISGERYVTFDGLAKACAVAAGKSLDSLQLIHYDPKQFDFGKRKAFPMRVQHFFADVHKAMQDLNWKPEFDLISGLKDSFQNDYLARKLDQADVDFSTDDEIIKAE, encoded by the coding sequence ATGCGAATTTTAATCATGGGTGGAACCCGATTTATTGGGGTTTATTTAACGAAACTTTTAGTTGAACAAGGACATGATGTTGTTTTATTTAATCGCGGTAAAAAACCTGCACCTATTGAAGGACTTCAACAAATTCATGGCGATCGCACCGATGCAGCCCAAATTCAAGACAAATTAGCCCATGAAGAATTTGATGCTATTTTTGATAATAACGGACGAGAACTCAGTGATACCAAACCGTTAGCAGATTTATTCAAAAATCGGGTGAAACATTTTGTGTATATGAGTTCGGCGGGTGTTTATTTAAAATCCGATCAAATGCCTCATATTGAAGGGGATGCTACTGATCCCAAAAGTCGCCATTTAGGCAAATACGAAACTGAGAGTTATTTACAAGCTCAAAATTTACCTTGGACATCAATTCGCCCCACCTATATTTATGGGCCATTAAATTATAATCCCTTAGAATCTTGGTTTTTTGATCGCATTGTTAAAGATCGTCCTATTCCAATTCCTGGGAATGGATTTCATATTACCCAGTTAGGTCATGTGAAAGATTTAGCAACAGCAATGGCGGCAGTTTTAGGCAATGAAAAAGCTATTGGTCAGGTGTATAATATTTCTGGAGAACGTTATGTTACCTTTGATGGTTTAGCGAAAGCTTGTGCTGTTGCTGCGGGTAAATCCTTAGATTCTCTGCAACTGATTCATTATGATCCCAAACAGTTTGATTTTGGCAAACGTAAAGCGTTCCCGATGCGTGTACAACACTTTTTTGCGGATGTTCATAAAGCCATGCAAGATTTAAACTGGAAACCTGAATTTGATTTAATTTCTGGTTTAAAAGATTCGTTTCAAAATGATTATTTAGCCCGAAAACTCGACCAAGCAGATGTTGATTTTTCAACGGATGATGAGATTATAAAAGCAGAATGA